The genomic interval gacctagacgtatcttgatcaaattaaggacgtcctggcaaagggtcaggtcaagagtacccgaaaccgccgagcttgcgtgaagagagttataaatgtgaatgaagcgaagaaagtatgcagagatcgtggcaagtggaaagatgtagtctctgcctacccctccgggaaagaggcgtttttttatgtatgtatgtatgtacagggTAATTTTGAGAAAAGTAATCTGATCTTAAGTCTGGAAGAACAGGACGTATTAATTCTGAGATAGCGACCGGCGACGCCTTAACTATCAGTAATGCGGGAGAATTATTACAAAGAACGAGATTACCTACTGACATATATTAATACTACTCGTAGTATTGTCCGAGATTTTGTTCCCGTGGAAACTACTAGAAATATAGTTAAGTAAAGCATTTAGTGTCACCCTTGAATCAATCActcatataaatacatataatcacgtctatatcccttgcggggtagacagagcaaacagtcgtgaaaagactgataggtcacgttcagctttttggcttaatgatagaattgagattcaaatagtgataagttgctagctcatcgcctataagaagaatcactagtttataagctcgtcccttagtagccttttacgacatccatggggaaatggagttgtcctatttcttttgcttttggtgccgggaactacataACAACATACTTATCTAATCCAATGTTATCTATGTGGTTATCTTAAACTATTATATCCATTAGATGCAGATATACAAACAGATAAACTCAACAATAGAATGCGTAATGTGGTagttgtgtgtttgtttgtgcgGCTTAATCTCGAAAGTATATATGaacttaaatgtaaaataaacaagaacTGAGTGTGATTTcaaaaaaagcaattttttgtgtaataaagtgttaagagtctaaatcgcgcaagcaaagatttcacggattggagcataaatacaaccttcgactcaacatcgtctgtcgcgcggttccccaggcatcacacctagcctggcggaagatctttgacgaaatattcgtattgacatgatcagttctacattcattcatgttttttaatgtagacaatgtgcattcgtccacgatttagatataagagatctatatttgtaaattgacgtccgatgaaaatgctgcagtgtagtttgttccgccgcttcttctacacatgcgctttggaagcggtagtagttataattagatttaagttatgtgacgtcaataagtgataccttgtatccaatgttgaaaataaatttattctattctattctattattccCTTCGTGGCGGTCGAGACGAATCATCACTCCCGCTATAATCCTAATATTCTTGACAACGGTAAACGATCGGAAACAATGGGCAGTTAAAATAATGTGGACACGTCTAGTTTACAGCAAACGTCCTCTGAGGTGTTTTATATCAGATGAGGTCAGGGATTTCTCGTAGATAACTGAATAATGAGGATTTGGCGCCAGATTATCTATCGCCGTTCAAAGAGTAAACTGATCTACATAAGAACTATgtaactgtttatttttaagaagatCAGCGTTGGCTGTGTAGCATATTGTTTACAGCCAGCATTATGCTGAGGGGGTAACTTTTCCGGAGCACCATATTACATgtctatttttgtatataagtaggtattattgtttccttttttgtctttttggtTATGgtgttttatgaataaattctttttacttttacattcctaagtatatatattttacttttcagtcgtcagccgtgtggttcccggcaccagtacaaaaaagaataggaccacttcatctctttcccatggatgtcgtaaatggcgactcagggataggcttacaaacttgggattctttttaaggcgatgggctagccacctcactatttgaatctcaattctatcattaagccaaatagctgaacgtggccattcagtcttttcaagacttttggctctgtctaccccgcaagggatataaacgtggcTATGTATGTAGGAATGCTATAAAAAGGTATCAATGCAGCATTAGATCTGTATTGAAGTATAGTTATGGGCCAATCGTCTGCTCCACAGCGGCCGCTAACTCGCACGTCACGACTTACCGCCGCGCTAATCACGAGCAATCATTACGCATTATTTGTTGAGAGGATTGTGAAGCCGGTTTAAATGCATACGATTTGTTTGGttatctttatacatacatacggtcacgcctatatcccttgcggggaaagatagagtggtcctatttataaacacatttatacattcatataatcaattCTACGTCCCTTGCCAGAGCCAGTCTTCAAAAgtctgatatgccacgttcagccacgGACAAAcacatataaatgtatatatgtatatattaatttacgaTTGGCAATCTATTTAACAAATCGATTATTAtctaacaaataaaacacaaaaattaatacaattactttattaaagcAAAATCTATATTATATCATATACTGATTTAGTTGAAGTATTGTGACCCACACGATTAACTTACATTACAGAAGAGAGAATACTTCACACTGGAATGTATGAAATTAACAcgatttaattactttattaattatactgTTATATGTGATTTTTTGGGGGCTTGGCATAACGAgcgaaatttttattaataaaaagttatattttatttttttatgtaggtacattttctCTTGTGATTATCATTCCCATTTtctggaaaataaatattttatacgagTCCCAATTTTGTCAAATTAGTAGTATAAAAATGTCGAGACAtgtcattataattatgaacgttaattcaaaaaaacaataaatgtatcaataataacaatttcattaaatagaGCTTGATCAATTGGTCAGCAAACGTCAAGTGAAAATTAAgaggaacatacatacatatagtcacgtctatatccattacggggtagacagagccaacaggcccgaaaagactaaatggccacgttcagctgctcggattaatgatggaattgagatccaaatagtgacaggttgctagcccatcgccttaaaaaaaagaaaattaagagAAAATAACGCTCGTTTAATACCAGCccaatgaaaattataaaattaattcaaaatattgcaaaattGGTGAATTTAGTAAACTAAAATTCTATGCAGACACAAAatttgaaagttttttttttttcaaaataacgaCTATAAAAGTACGCCGCCATTGAAATTATGAGAgaatctttttaaaaagaaaaacaaataaatttttcacattatcatataatttaacatacaattcgtataataaattcttactAAAATTCACTACTAATGTCTGCATAGTTAATCTCAATGCTATAGTGCAAAATATGTCAAAATCTTTAACGTACCATGAATATTTATTCGTAAACAGTATACATACTAACATACCTCTTAGAGAACGTTTCtactaatatattaataacgtACATTACTAGTAAACGTAAAATAAGCTATACGACATTATATAGATCTGTATCAAAAAATACCATTGAATTTGTAAATCTTGCCGTTAAAACTTTGCAAAACATTGCTATCCCGTTCTTACGTATTGTATAAGAGCGAGaaaacaatatacattttttaatacaatgcCGTCTCTTTCGCACACTTCCATTATACCTCTTATAGAGAGAGATAgatattgaatttgaattcgtTAATTCGTAAAGAACAAACATAGATTCCGATAAGTTTTGACGGTAAGTTTcacaaatttattcattttattgcaCGGTTTTCATAAGCAAATAATACATTCGATGTAATACATGATTATGCTCTACCAacaagtataattatattcaatcttggacttaaacataataaaacatggaacaaagaaaaaaaaattaagagtactaaaaaaaaagaaactaataCACAAATCATTGATAGTGAGaaacagtttattaaaatattgatagtcaatataatattttccgGTAAATAAACGTATTACTAGTTAACTTATAATAGTATAACATAATCATATCAAACACGAGAAACAAGTTCAGAACTTGAGAAACATAAGTTACATTTAGGTTTTCGGCCAAAATTAACCCTTAATTTATGGCATATCAATCAGAATCGCCTTTAACATCTAGGTACTAAGTACTGTCATCGTTAGATGTCATGCAGTTTTATAAACAACTacttaaatatactttatgtTTTTACAATGGCGTGAATATgttgtatataaaacaaatatcacATTGTTTGTATTTCTTCGTACTCACCTTTTTTTTCAAGAGATAAGAATATCGAAAATATAAACCGAAATATCTTTCtgtgaaaaaattatcattcAAACAAGTCTTTtcataacatatttttgtctgtaaaacgaaataacatcaaaaaaaattctttttaaaaaacaacgtCACgctaaaattaaactattcGGACCGATAGCGAAGGTGATTTGACCAATTACGAATTGAACTAGTTCCACATTGGATCAAAAGAGCGTGCTATCTTGAAAATTCGCTACAAATATTACCACTCATTTCATCATCTTGGCTGTTAAACATACCATTCTCGCCATTGCAAAAACATTATAcatttcataatatatttttctaacaaataattcttacaaaaacattgtaatACGAAACAATCACAATCGAAGCTAGTGTTGCCaacatactaataaaaattacatccgcaacatacatatacatatcttATACCTGTATctaacgtaaaatatttaagagctCATGATTAACTTTAAAAGGGACAAAGCGTCGCTTATATCATAAAACATAGTTTAAAATCTTGGACCAATGGGAAAAATGAGGAAATATATTTCCCATAGAAGCAGATTCTTGTATCGACCAATCAGGTTGCGTATACAAAAAATGGAATGCTCTGATTGGTTGATATCGCGCAGCTCCGCTTTTAGTCAATGGAAACTTCTTATCCAGTCatgtttaaacaaatattccATACGTTTGAACGACAAAAaccacatttatatatattttatggcaCCCACTTTAATTCGCAATTTCACATAATACTGTATTGATGTAATTATGAAATGTTAtgtgtttatattaataatagttttatacatatttcctgtatttttaaaactgaaatGTTCATATGATTTACACCCAAATATAGcaacaaaattaaacagtTATTTTTGTGGTTAGCAAACTATAGGATCCCCTTAAGGATGACAATGTGAACTTTTCTGCCATTCTCTGTCTTGGTTTTAAGAATGAGTTTTTAATTGTCACATACCTATATGTCAATTAATTCGGAATATGACACATATCTGCCCCgcctgtatatatttgtactaaACGTAATAACTACATTCTGAATGTGTTAACGAAAAACATCAATAATATGACATCGAATCTACATACAATAAGAAATGTTTGAAAGGATATGTTAGGATTttcatagtatttttttatagctgGGTATATATTACGtaactataattttatattttaatagatagaaatagatagaaatttgtaaagattgaacaaataaatgacctaatttttttttttaccatgaTCAAATCGAGGATGACTTGATGgcaggtcaggtcaagagcacCCTAAACCAAcgagttatgaatatgaacgcaaaataagtatgcaaggatcgtggtaagtggaaagatgtagcctaTGCCTAACGCGCCGGAAAAAAGGCGTAATATTATGCGTGTTACGCAAGAATTTTTTccatccatttttttttattccagaacttttttctttacaacaattagtaataatatttctcgattatattataaacagtTACAAAATACCCAGCTTTGTGTAACGACACAACAACGAATAAATGTTTTACAAAAGCGAGTAAAATTTTGCTAACGAACCAACTACTCTACGCtacagataataatatataaatattcgcTTACGAATAAAAGGcggttaattaaaaaaaggaaattacaaATAGTTTTCACTTACTAAATAAATCtgttaaagagaaaaaaattgacaatgacctgaaactatttttaaaaaagtcacggagcaaaaaaaaaattaaatttagtcaAGATAACTTTTGTCGACCAAGTTGTTAAAGAAGGGAATGTTAAGTCATAtgtcaattttaatataaaaaaaatttaattagacTTTGAGAAAACTTTAGGAACTAACTAAAggttaaaatacatacaaacataatgaGAGCGAGGGAGATGGCAACAAGAGATTTTATCAGGTCATTGACTGTTATTCCTACTCATACAAAAAAGTGCGACAAAGACTGATCAATCTCAGTGTATCAAAAGAAAcacaatatgtatttttttaaaacataatgtaCTAGTGAAATGAACCAATCACAGTGCTTTATTATTAGCGAGCGTTATTTGattggttattttttaaacgccgATTAGAACGCCCCCTAAtgtgacaaaataaataacatttacatattttctgtATTATAGTTCAATAagttggttatttttttatagcttTATAAATTTGCTATAACTATTTGAGATCTTTGATCAGCCttcattaaacaaaatataaggtaggtatataaaaactGAATATGATCTTAAATATTTCGTTTACATTATAATAGTGTAAGTACGcgatttatttacctatataaatgagttaaaatatatatataattaaagacGAAACGAggcatataattttttttttaagataaatcttatatattgatttaatCGTTAATTAAATgtgcaattaaattttaacgcTGCCAAATCGGTTTTAGTATCTTTAgtagtataattatataattatatatagataagtaTACTAAAAATTAAGTCTATTTCCACTTCAACGCGAGGACTATGAATtgagaaaatttttattttttacaacataAAGCATTACAAATGGCCAGCACTtcaatagaaaaacaaaacatatgcCATCGTTCCGTCAAGAAATCTAAAGACTCGTTACATAATTGACCCTAACGATATACCACATAACCACAGACAGCTAAAAGTATATACAATAGTATAGTTCAGATTGGAACaatttagataaatatttaaagactaacaatatattttagtaagaCACGCGATATTGGTAGATTTGTTAATACTGGCAACAAATAAAGgctttctgaaaataaaattataaatagatagaaaacaattcaaatttcaaaattaattccaAATTCGAAGTCATTTGtcggtatatattttttattttcattatggcAGTTGCAAATAAGTGTTGCCAGTGGTAAGATTTTCTACCAAATCGCGCGTGAAGTCGTATAACCGTTACCAGTTTGAGATCGTTTAATCGCCGGTGTCGGGCCACGTCGCCTCCTCCGCTATTCGATCCATACAATTGCAAAGGAACtggtactgaaataaaaatgtacaattAAGATtgctatattaaaattataacagttAAGAAAGGTGTTTCGTATGCAACAAATATGAATTGTTTTGTAGAGaattaaactatattttatattatatataaatcgCAATGATAAATTGCAGGAACTGATGACcacaattaattaatcataGTGTCTTATCGTAACTATCACTTTTTTATATCGACCGAGGCAGTCGCAACAAGTCGCAGCGACTAATCGCAACGACAAGTCGCAACGATAAATCGCAGCGACAAATCGCAATACTCACATAGGGCGTGTACAGCACGATGGACCTCTCGACGTCGTGGTGGGTGTAGGTGAGGCGCAGCGCGGCCGCCTCGTCGTCGGCCGCCCAGCGCGCCACCGCCGCCCAGCGCACGCGCACCCCCCGCGCCTCGTCCGCCGCGGGGCTGGCGCTGCACGGCGACAGCTGGACGCCCGCCCAGCCTGCAAAGAGGGAGAGGGTCAGGGACAGAGACAGACAGAGAAAGCTATACTCTGTTCGCCGAATGAACCAACGTGATTTGGAAAGATGATGAGGTTTCTTGGGTAATTGTTAGAAATATTATGTCAAACAAATTGTGGAAAGTTGCAAAAACTGTATTGTGACTGATTCAATCTTAACGAAAACTACATTGACAACATCATTACGTTTGAcgttttgtattataaaaaagcaaGTTTAATAGACAACATGATTGGTTGCAGATAAGACTCTTAGGGCGCATTCacaaaccgcatcaaaattcTGCATTCTGCATTGTAACTTTCTATATCTTTCACCTGGCTTATTTTTCGGACATTGTTTTGTGCTCATTGTGTGCTTTTTATGTTGTAAAAAAGTAGCCGGGCAGGCGCACAGAGAGACACAGAGCTAGCTAGACAGAGAGACAGCAGGAGACCCACCGACAGtgagcgcggcggcgggcaTGTCCGCGCAGTCGGTGCCGGCGGGCGGGAAGGCCAGCGCGCCGTAGCCGGGCAGCGCGCGCGCCAGCCGCAGGTACTGCGCGGCGCGGCGCACGTGCTGCAGCGCCACCAGCTGGTACAGCCGCTCGCCCGCCACGCACACGCCCCGGTTCACGTCCTCGACTGCCTGCGAGTGGAGAAAATTACTTTAGTAACTGCGAAATTATGACTACTATAAGTATTGGGttaatccaataactgttttctTAATCCTATAACTGTTTTCttaatccaataactgttttcttaatccaataactgttttctTAAAACAAGAACTGTTTTCTTAAAACAAGAACTGTTTTCTTAATCCAAGAACTGTTTTCttaatccaataactgttttctTAATCCAAGAACTGTTTTTttaatccaataactgttttctaaatccaatgactattttattaattaaaaaaaatctttattaattgtttttaagtttaagtttaacgtattttaatcaaattaaggacgacttggcaaaaggtcaggtcaatagttatgaatgtggatgaagcaaaagaaagaggtgtatgtgtatgtatgtatgagttagcctcgaagtaagttcgggacttgtgttactagtattagtattttattataaaatatagtatcgttgagtaaatactaactcaacgatactatattttataataaatacttatatacataaacatccaagacccaggccaatcggagaaagttcgtttctcatcatgccctggccgggattcgaacccgggacctccggtgtcacagacaagcgcactaccgctgcgccacagaggcccgTCATTCTCGAACGCGTACGCGTTCTcgagtttataaaattatccgTAATTAAGTAGGACTCTGTTCATACGGCTACCACAATTTACAACTTACCTACAAACTAAACCTACTTATATAtgtttggtaaaaaaattaagtattgaAGTCAAACAAAGTGACAGTGACatgcattatttcttttattttttttgtacgaaCAATACTTCTACAGCCAGATAGCTACCACTAAAGTTAAAAACTACCACAATGTTGCCAGGATAAAAAATGAGATTTTTAACTAATACACGACTTGTCTGCTTTtatgaataacaaaatttaagataCTGCTTAAGTCTTaatcaatgttttatttaagacGTTCTTAAGAGACTAATTAGGAACATTTTATGAATAAGGCTGTtacatgtttccacttgccccgcatacttctttcgcttcattcacattcataactctcttcatgcaagctcgacggtttTAGGtactataatttgttttatttgcttGTATGTTTTCTAGAAATATGTCTTACCTGCCAGAAAATAAAAGCTAAAGCCTTGCTGTCTTCGCAGACCCTGATCTCCCTGTGAGGATTGAACAGCCATTTTCTAATGGACAAGCAACTGCTGGACGCTGTGGAATAGTTCTGGATGTAAAGGGAATGAGGGCACTCGTTCGGTTGGAGTTTGCGTTctggaaaagaaaaaagaataatttgattaaaaatattccaaataGGAATAACATATTTCaagtttacatacacatatagtcacgtctatatcccttgcagggtagacagagccaacagtcttaaagagacagctgtttggcttaatgatagaattgagattcaaatagtaaaaatttgctagcctgtcgtctaaaaaaagaattccaagtttgtaagcccatccgttagtcgcctttttcaacatccatgggacagagatatagtggtcctattctttttttttgtatctatgccgggaaccgcacgacaCAAACATTCGCCAAAACTCACCAAAGTTATACTCTTGTATCTCGAACAGATAGAAATAGTCCTGAACGTGTTTCGGCAACGAGATCTTGTCGCACACGGCTCTGTACACGTCGTCGGCGTTCGTGGACTTGAGCACTGAGACGGTGACCACCTCCTTGTCGGGAAGCAGGACCTTCAGCTCCACCGGCGTTGGGTTGGAGGCGTCATCAGAGTCAGTGAGGAACTCTTGGACAGCGTCCGACTCCGCTATCACTCGGACTGCGCACACCTttgaaatgacaaaaaaacataggtacatatatacgtacgggacaaattacacagattgagttagcctctaagtaagttcgagaattGTGTTAccagatactaactcaacgatactacatacatacatacatatggtcacgtctatatcccttgcgaggtagacggagccaacagtcttgaaaagactgaatggccacgttcagctattaggcttaatgatagaattgacattcaaatagtgataggtactatatatcctactactattataaaggcgaaagtttgtatggatgtttgttactctttcacgcaaaaactactgaaccgattaccatgaaatttggtatgtaggtagctgaagacccagaataacacataggctactttttatcccagagttcccgcgggattgatagggtttccatgcggacgaagtcgcgggcggcctctagtaataataaattcttatactacatagataaacatccaagacccaggccaatcagagaaagttcgttcctcatcatgccccggccgggattcgaacccgggacctccggtgtcacagacaagcgcactaccgctgcgccacagaggccgtcaaacatacgtacataacactccatctgtttcccatggatggcgtgaaaggccactaagggatatagggttacaaacttggaaatcttttttttgggtgatgggctagcaacctgtcactatttgaatctcaattctatcattaaacagctgagcgtggcctatcagtcttttcaagactgttggccctgtctaccccgcaagggatatagacgtgaccgtatgtatgtatgtacataatactcgtatgtagcgggagcgatgactcaggctcgaccgccaccaaagggaagatcttccgccaggctggtgtgatgcctggggaaccgcgcgacagacgatgttgagtcgcaggttgtatattatattattatatatatgctGCAATCCgcgaaatctttgcttgcgcgatttagacttttcacTGATTTTAACTGAAAGCcgcgtaggtaggtactaaaacATGCTTTTAAGAGTACAAATACAAATCTATGCctaaaagaaattacaaattataaacgAAAGAATTTACCTtcgtttaaaatttgtattttttttttttttgtagaattagttatttcaatacaaacGGATTGAAATAACCAGAGAACTGTATAAACATGGGTGTTTATAGATTTccatatcctactactattataaaggcgaaagtttgtatggatgtatggatgtttgttactctttcacgcaaaaactactgaaccgattaccatgaaatttggtatgtaggtagctgaagacccagaataacacataggctactttttatcccagagttcccgcgggattgatagggtttccatgcggacgaagtcgcgggcggcctctagtaggtTATAGTTATCATACTTACTTTCTCTAAATACTGTTCAAGTCCTCTCCGCCTAGCGTCCAGCTGTTGCTCGCTCAAGTTGAACGGCCATTTCCCGGGCAGTTTCGGGAAGTTGAATCCtgaaatggaaaaataaatggtatgttttcactattttaatacatacattacatatggtcacgtctatatcccttgcggggtagacagagccaagagtcttgaaaagactgaatggccacgttcagctatttggcttaataatagaaatgagattcaaatagtgacaggttgctagcccatcgcctaaaagaggaattccaagtttataagcccctcccttagtcgccttttacgacatccatgggaaagagatggagtggtcctattcttttttccattggtgccgggaatcgcACAGCTGTCGATGTTACATACCAAGAAACTCCTTCCTCAACTGTTGATGTAGCGCCGCGAACTCCCTATAGCGTCGACTGCAAAGATGTCGCCCGGCCATGTGTACATTGAACGCTACGTACGAGCGTCTTGTATCTCTCTCCGTAACCACGCCGCAATAGTAAAACACTCTATAGCTTGCTTCACtaacatacaaaaaactaCTCTCACTATCAACTTACCAAGAAACTCCTTCCTCAACTGTTGATGTAGCGCCGCGAACTCCCTATAGCGTCGACTACAAAGATGTCGCCCGGCCATGTGTACATTGAACGCTACGTACGAGCGTCTTGTATCTCTCTCCGTAACCACGCCGCAATAGTAAAACACTCTATAGCTTGCTTCACtaacatacaaaaaactaCTCTCACTATCAACTTACCAAGAAACTCCTTCCTCAACTGTTGATGTAGCGCCGCGAACTCCCTATAGCGTCGACTACAAAGATGTCGCCCGGCCATGTGTACATTGAACGCTGCGTACGAGCGGCCCGTGTTCCTCTCCATAACCACGAAGCAATAGTAAAACACTGTATAGCTTGCTTCACTAATATACAAAACACTACTTTCACTAAAGTATCAACTTACCAAGAAACTCCTTCCTCAACTGTTGATGTAGCGCCGCGAACTCCCTATAGCGTCGACTGCAAAGATGCCGCCCGGCCATGTGTACATTGAACGCCACGTACGAGCGTATTGTATCCCTCTCCGTAACCACGTAAAACACTCTATAGCTTGCTTCACTAATATACAAAACACTACTTTCACTAAAGTATCAACTTACCAAGAAACTCCTTCCTCAACTGTTGATGTAGCGCCGCGAACTCCCTATAGCGTCGACTGCACAGATGCCGCCCGGCCATGTGTACATTGAACGCCACGTACGAGCGGCCCGTGTTCCTCTCCATGACCACCCGGTAATCTGGTATGGACACGGGCAATGATCGCTTGTCGGTGTAATCGTATCGCTGGTAGACTGTCGCACGTGAGTTGGCGGCGCCGCCGATGACTCCCACTGGGGCTGAGCCATCGTCGCAAGGTTCCAGGCGTTCCGCTTCCTGAAAACGGAAGCGAGGGTAAgtgtcgtgaggaaacctgcacgttcaggcaactggatgtgtaaccatgatcgatccagtacgggttaggtttacctgtaaaggtcagatgggagacgcttcgtgtaaaaacctgactcaccccaaccatggtcaaagacataacctcgggctcctctccagagtggtgaggatgcaacctcCAACCA from Amyelois transitella isolate CPQ chromosome 16, ilAmyTran1.1, whole genome shotgun sequence carries:
- the LOC106129103 gene encoding sorting nexin-27 — translated: MAETETENNSIIRSVRNNKGIVANSGPRRVTIYKTETGFGFNVRGQVSEGGQLRSINGELYAPLQHVSAVLEQGAAEQAGIRKGDRILEVNGVNVEGSTHRQVVDLIKSGGDCLTLTVISVTQREAERLEPCDDGSAPVGVIGGAANSRATVYQRYDYTDKRSLPVSIPDYRVVMERNTGRSYVAFNVHMAGRHLCSRRYREFAALHQQLRKEFLGFNFPKLPGKWPFNLSEQQLDARRRGLEQYLEKVCAVRVIAESDAVQEFLTDSDDASNPTPVELKVLLPDKEVVTVSVLKSTNADDVYRAVCDKISLPKHVQDYFYLFEIQEYNFERKLQPNECPHSLYIQNYSTASSSCLSIRKWLFNPHREIRVCEDSKALAFIFWQAVEDVNRGVCVAGERLYQLVALQHVRRAAQYLRLARALPGYGALAFPPAGTDCADMPAAALTVGWAGVQLSPCSASPAADEARGVRVRWAAVARWAADDEAAALRLTYTHHDVERSIVLYTPYYQFLCNCMDRIAEEATWPDTGD